Proteins found in one Camelus bactrianus isolate YW-2024 breed Bactrian camel chromosome X, ASM4877302v1, whole genome shotgun sequence genomic segment:
- the TGIF2LX gene encoding homeobox protein TGIF2LX: MESAEERPVETQSPAQGTSVESDSYIATDKVLGSLESMRKHKGYLPTKSVKILRDWLYEHRRKAYPSEREKRMLAEQTNLSFTQVSNWFMNARRRILPEILQQAGSDPNLITTYHQKGKTADVTYQQSTDPSMKARSGPTDPDKIQGLPLSPLPMDQKSGEKLEDLEWVPKFQPMEKDKIFTGSPLLPSSPEPVSTDKYIDFSNFYLLVDAAVQKAAELELQKKQDPNP, translated from the coding sequence ATGGAGTCTGCTGAAGAAAGGCCAGTGGAGACCCAAAGCCCGGCGCAAGGCACCTCGGTGGAGTCTGATAGTTACATTGCTACAGATAAAGTTCTTGGCTCACTAGAGAGTATGAGGAAGCATAAAGGGTACCTGCCAACCAAGTCCGTGAAGATCCTCCGCGACTGGCTGTATGAGCACCGGCGTAAGGCTTAcccttcagagagagagaaacgaaTGCTGGCGGAGCAGACTAATTTGTCCTTCACGCAGGTCTCTAACTGGTTCATGAACGCCCGCAGACGCATTCTTCCGGAGATTCTTCAACAGGCTGGAAGTGATCCCAACCTTATCACCACGTACCACCAAAAAGGCAAGACTGCTGATGTGACCTACCAGCAGAGCACCGATCCATCTATGAAGGCCAGGTCAGGGCCGACAGATCCAGACAAGATACAAGGCCTGCCCCTGAGCCCCCTGCCGATGGACCAGAAGTCAGGAGAGAAGCTGGAAGATCTAGAGTGGGTCCCTAAATTCCAGCCAATGGAAAAGGACAAGATTTTCACCGGCAGTCCCTTGCTTCCGTCTTCTCCGGAACCTGTTTCGACAGACAAGTACATAGACTTCAGCAACTTCTATTTGCTGGTCGATGCAGCTGTACAGAAGGCCGCCGAACTGGAGCTACAGAAAAAGCAAGATCCCAATCCATGA